The Aminipila terrae nucleotide sequence ACTTTCTATTCTTTTAATAGTAGTGGAGCCGCAGAATTTATCAATACTTATATAACAAATAAAGTCGGGATACAGAAATCAAGTGCAAGATACAGCAATCTGGCTATGACCCGTATGACTGGGTACCCGGCCGTTTTATTTGAAACTTCATTCATGTCAAATCCTTCAGACTATGAATGGATGATTAAGCCTGAAACTCAGAGACAATTTGGAATTGCTGCTGGGGAGGCAGTGGAAAACTTTATTAAACAACAAGCTAAACAAAATATAAATACCAGTGTATAGCAATATTGAGTAAATGATAAATCTATGGTATAATACATCGTATTGCCCAGAATCTGCTAAAAAAATAAGATAGGGAACAAATTGGAAAGGGGAATTTTTAACTAATGGATGAAGAGAACAATGGAGCAAATGGAACATTTTACAACCAGCAAAATCAAAATGGTGTAAGATTTTATTCAATGGATGCAGCAGGAGTACCAAATAAAAAATCAAGAACAAAAAAAGCATTAATTGTTTTTGGGATTATTTTAGCAGTAATCGCTGTAATTGCTGTAATCGTCAGTCATTTTGATAATGGTTCATCAAGCAGCAGCAGCGGAAACGTTTATCCGGATGATCCGTATATTGCAAAGCTAAGTGTTGAAGGAACTATTGCATCAAATAACAGCAGTGACTATTTTGGCACACCAGCAGGATATCAGCATCAATGGACGCTAGACACCATTGATGACTTAATAAAAGATGAGAACAACAAAGGTATTATCTTATTTGTAAACAGTCCTGGTGGCGGAGTGTATGAGAGCGATGAACTGTATTTTAAGATTAAGGAATATCAGAAAAAGACAGGCAGACCAGTATATTCAGCTATGGGAACCATGGCAGCATCAGGTGGATATTATATCTCAGTTCCGTGCGATAAAATAATTGCCAACAGGAATTGCTGGACCGGTTCAATCGGCGTTACCATAGGAACAATTTATGATTTTTCAGGACTCCTTGAGAAATATGGAGTGAGGACCAATACCATTACATCTGGGGCTAACAAAGCCATGGGAAATCCGGTAGAACCAATGACAGATGAACAAAAGCAGATTTTCCAGTCCCTGGTTAATGAAGCCTATGATCAGTTTGTAGGACTTGTGGCTGAGGGCCGGCACATGGATGTGGAAAAAGTAAGAAAAATAGCAGATGGAAGAATATATACGGCAAAGCAGGCATTAGCATTAGGTCTGATTGATAAAATCGGAACCTATCAGGAAGCAGTAGCGGATATGCAAAAGACATATAAACTGGGAGACTGCGAAGTGGCAGAGTTGAGTGATGATGATACATCATTCCTTGGGTCCCTGTTTGGCAAAATAAATATCCCAAAAATGACTTCTAAAAGCGATGTGGCTGCTATTGTGGAATTAATGAAAGATGAAAACGAATTCCCAGTAAGCTATATGTGTGATGCTTTAAAAAAATATTAATTTAAAAGAAGAGACAGTGTCAAGAAAATATACTTGACACTGTTTTTTATTTATGGTAAATTTATTAAGGTGTCAAGTAAAGATACTTGGCAGTATAAAAGGAAAGAGGAATTGGTAATGTTTGATAAAATTGCAGAAGTAAGCTTATTATATGATTTTTATGGTGAGCTGCTTACAAACAGGCAGAGAGATGCAATGCAGCTTTATCATGAAGAAAACCTATCTCTTTCAGAAATTGCACAGGAATTTTCTATTAGCAGACAGGGTGTTCATGATGCTTTGAAAAATGCTGAAAAAGCATTGCACGAATATGAACAGAAGCTTGGCCTGGTCAGGAAGTTTACTAAAACCCGCGAGGCCGTATTACAGATTGACAGCAGACTGGACATGCTTATAAGAGAAAATAAGAATAATAAAGATTTAATAAATAAATTAGAGGACATCAAAGGGATCATCGACGGACTTGATGAATAATGGAATTGGAGGTCCAAATGGCATTTGAAAGTTTATCAGATAAGCTACAGGGCGTATTTAAAAAGTTAAAAGGAAAAGGCGTACTTACAGAAGCTGATATAAATGAAGCAATGCGAGAAGTAAAGCTTGCACTTTTAGAGGCGGATGTAAACTTTAAAGTTGTTAAAGACTTTGTGTCAGCTGTTAAAGAAAAATCTTTAGGCAGTGATGTACTTGAGAGTCTGACTCCTGGGCAACAGGTAATAAAAATTGTTAATGACGAATTAGTTGGCCTTATGGGTGGTGCTAACAGTAAACTTACTTATTCACCCAGAGGATTTACCATACTTCTTATGGTAGGTCTGCAGGGTACTGGTAAAACAACTACCTGCGGTAAGCTCGCCAATTATCTCAAGAAAAATGGCAAAAAGCCTATGCTTTGTGCCTGTGATATATACAGACCAGCTGCCATAGACCAGCTAGAAGTAGTCGGAAAAACGGTTGATGTTCCTGTATTTACCATGAGAGACTGTAAAGAACCAGAAGTAATTGCTGAAACAGCAGTGAAAGAGGCTGAACTTAAAGGCTTTGATGTACTTATTGTGGATACAGCCGGAAGACTCCAAATAGATGAAGCACTCATGGAAGAACTGGTCAGGGTAAAAAAAGCTATAAAACCCCATGAGATTCTGTTAGTAGTAGATGCTATGACAGGTCAGGATGCTGTAAACGCTGCAGCTGGTTTTGATGATAAGCTGGGGATTGATGGAGTCATCATGACCAAGCTTGATGGTGATGCCAGAGGTGGTGCTGCACTTTCCGTTAAGCAGGTAACAGGAAAACCAATAAAATTCATTGGTGTTGGAGAAAAGTTTGATGCACTGGAGCCTTTCCACCCGGAAAGAATGGCCAGCAGAATCTTAGGCATGGGTGATATGCTCAGCCTGATAGAAAAAGCACAGGAAAACTTTGATGAATCCAAAGCTGAAGAACTGGAAAAAAAGATAAAGAAAAATGAGTTTACATTAGATGACTTCTTAGAGCAGATGGGACAGATAAAGAAAATGGGTGGCCTGGCTAAAATTCTGGATATGATTCCTGGGGCAAATACAAAGGCAATGAAAGATGTCAATCTTGATGAAAGCCAGAAGGAATTTGCGCAAATGGAGGCAATCATTTTATCCATGACTAAGGCCGAAAGAAAAGATCCATCGATTTTAAATGCCAGCAGAAGAAAGAGAATTGCGGCAGGTTCCGGACAGCCTGTAAGTAAGATTAATACGCTGATTAAGAGATATGATGAAGCAAGAAAAATGATGAAACAGTTTGCAAATGCTTCAGGAAATAAGAGAAAAAGAATGTTCAGAGGTTTTTAAATTCAGCAATTCGGACTGAGTTTAGATATATATATTTAAAATGCATATTTTAGGAGGAATAATTAAATGGTAAAGATTAGATTAAAGAGAATGGGAGCAAATAAGAAACCTTTCTACAGAGTAGTAATTGCAGATTCAAGAGCACCAAGAGATGGTAAATTTATTGAAGAAGTTGGAACATATAATCCACTTACAGATCCTGCTACTATTAATATTGATGGAGAAAAAGTAAAGACTTGGTTAGGTAATGGAGCACAGCCTACAGAAACAGTAAGAGCTCTTCTAAAAAAATCAGGAATCATTGAATAAGAAAGCGGTGAACTTTAATGGTAAAACTCGTTGAAGCAATTGCAAAGTCACTTGTAGACGACCCAGATGCCGTTGAGGTCAAAGAGGTTGAGGGCAAGCAGGCTGTTGTAATAGAACTTAGAGTTGCACCCAATGATATGGGAAAGGTAATTGGCAAGCAGGGAAGAATTGCAAAGGCTCTTCGTACTGTTGTCAAGGCTGCCGCAACAAAAGCAAATAAGAAGGTAGTTGTAGAAATTGTACAGTAAACATTCTGCGATATAAGACATAAGAGGGTATTTCAGGAATTGAAATTCCCTCTTATTTGAATTTTGAAGATACTAAATAAGTATTAAAATATTTGAGGAAATTCTAAAGATGGAAAAAATTAAAATTGGTCAGATTGTAAATGCTGTGGCCCTTAAGGGGGAAGTTAAAATTTATAACTATTCAGATTACAAAGAAAGATTTGAAGAGTTAGAATGTATTTACGTTGAAGATAAGAAGATAAACATTGAAAAAGTGCGATACATGAAAGAAATGGTCATTCTGAAGCTGGAAGGTATCAATGACAGAAATGCTGCAGAAGCACTAAAAGGCAGGGCTGTTTATATTGGAGAAAACCAGCTTAGAGTGCTTCCTGAAGGTACGTATTATATAAGAGATATAATTGGGATGGAAGTCCGTGACCAGGATGACAACAGGATTGGAAAACTTAAAGATGTAATACAGAACAGCGCTCAGGATTTATATGAAATTGAACTGGAAAATAAAAAGACAACTCTGATTCCCGCAGTAGAAGAGTTTATTTTGGATATAAATATAGAACAGAAATATATTAAAGTCAAACTTATAGAAGGCATTTTAGATTTGTAGGTACAAATAATGAAAATAAATATACTTACCCTTTTTCCGGAGATGTTCGAGCCGGTTATAGGCGGCAGCATATTAGGAAGAGCCAGGAAAAAAGGAATATTAGAGGTAAACCTTATAAATATAAGGGATTTTAGTCAGGACAAGCATAAAAAAGCAGATGACTATCCTTTTGGCGGTGGTGTTGGCATGGTCATGCTGGCAGATCCGGTTTTTCGTGCTATGGAATCCATAAATGCCCAGGGGAAGAAGGCTTTATATATGTCCCCCAGAGGAAAAGTCATTGATCAAGATAAGATACAGCAGATTTCAAAAGAAGAGGAAATAGTCATACTATGCGGGCACTATGAAGGGATAGATGAAAGAATACTGGAGTATTGGAATATGGAAGAGGTTTCCATAGGGGATTATGTCCTTACTGGAGGGGAACTTCCTGCTATGGTGCTGATAGATTCTGTTGCCAGATTCATTCCAGAAGTTCTTGCAGGAGAAGAATCTGCCCAGGAAGAATCCATTTATTCAGGTCTTTTGGAGTATCCCCAATATACAAAACCACGAGAATACAGAGGAATGATGGTACCAGAAGTACTCTTTAACGGAAACCATAAACTGATTGCCCTGTGGAAGTATGAAAAGTCTTTGGAAATGACCAGGGACAGGCGACCGGACTTATTTCAGCGGTATTTAAAGGAACATGGGGACTTGTCCAAAGAAGAACTTAAAATATTAAAGAAAGTTGAAAGTACAGTGAAAAAGGTGTAAAATAACAAAGGTGAGTATTTTGACTAAAGGAAAAAAAAGAGGCTTACTGCTTTATATGATAGTGCTCATATCTTTGGGCATAATAACACAGTTAGTACCTGAAGTTACAGGGGCACTTACGAAAACGGAGATTCTCCAATATGAGAATATGCAGATTACAGATGAAGTAAAGTGTTATATTGTCAGAAATGAAACTGTACATCTTGCCGCAAATGCAGGAACGATTAATTATTACATTGAAAATGGTGTTAAAGTAAGAAAAAATACAAAAATTCTTGATATAACACCTCATTCTGCCAGCAGTGAAACTTCTGAATATGCAGATATTGTTACCAGGCTCGGCAAGACCAATGTTACACTTACTCAAATGAATTGCGCTCAGACTGGTATAGTCAGTTATTATGTTGATGGTTATGAAGGCTATTTTACCCCTGAAAAAATGGCGACTTTAAAATATAAAGACGTGGAAGGGTTGAAAATTAAGCCTGTAAATCTTACGAGAAAGAACACTTTGGCAGGAGAGCCTTTATTTAAAATATGTGAAAACAATTACTGGTATATGATAGCATGGGTTGACCCCAGCAATATTGCTAAGTATGAGGTGGGAAATTCGGTAAAGGTAGATTTACCCATGGGCCAGGTGAAAGCTAATGTGGAGCAGATGGTAGACCAGGGAGAAAAATGGCTTGTCATAATGAAAACTACCATGTTTTATGAGGATTTTACAAAAATAAGGAGCACGAAAGCCAACATAATTACTCAGGATTACTCAGGAATTAAAGTCAGAAACTCCAGTATTACAACTGATAAAGGTGTTGTAGGTGTATACATAAAATCTAAAAACGGAGATTTTGTTTTTAAACCAGTAAAAATCATAACAAGTGATGGGATTACTCTCTTGTTAATGTTTCCAGCTTTTATGATAAGGATGGGAAAGAAGTCAGTACTGTAGAGATTTATGATGAAATATTAAAAAATCCCAAGCAGGATTTTAAAAGCCCTCAAAATCCTAAAAGTCCCCAGAATCCTAAAAGTTCTGGGAAAACTGTAGAAGAATAAACGTCATAGGTAAAAGAAAAAGAGGTGAATTCTT carries:
- the sppA gene encoding signal peptide peptidase SppA, whose protein sequence is MDEENNGANGTFYNQQNQNGVRFYSMDAAGVPNKKSRTKKALIVFGIILAVIAVIAVIVSHFDNGSSSSSSGNVYPDDPYIAKLSVEGTIASNNSSDYFGTPAGYQHQWTLDTIDDLIKDENNKGIILFVNSPGGGVYESDELYFKIKEYQKKTGRPVYSAMGTMAASGGYYISVPCDKIIANRNCWTGSIGVTIGTIYDFSGLLEKYGVRTNTITSGANKAMGNPVEPMTDEQKQIFQSLVNEAYDQFVGLVAEGRHMDVEKVRKIADGRIYTAKQALALGLIDKIGTYQEAVADMQKTYKLGDCEVAELSDDDTSFLGSLFGKINIPKMTSKSDVAAIVELMKDENEFPVSYMCDALKKY
- the ylxM gene encoding YlxM family DNA-binding protein, coding for MFDKIAEVSLLYDFYGELLTNRQRDAMQLYHEENLSLSEIAQEFSISRQGVHDALKNAEKALHEYEQKLGLVRKFTKTREAVLQIDSRLDMLIRENKNNKDLINKLEDIKGIIDGLDE
- the ffh gene encoding signal recognition particle protein produces the protein MAFESLSDKLQGVFKKLKGKGVLTEADINEAMREVKLALLEADVNFKVVKDFVSAVKEKSLGSDVLESLTPGQQVIKIVNDELVGLMGGANSKLTYSPRGFTILLMVGLQGTGKTTTCGKLANYLKKNGKKPMLCACDIYRPAAIDQLEVVGKTVDVPVFTMRDCKEPEVIAETAVKEAELKGFDVLIVDTAGRLQIDEALMEELVRVKKAIKPHEILLVVDAMTGQDAVNAAAGFDDKLGIDGVIMTKLDGDARGGAALSVKQVTGKPIKFIGVGEKFDALEPFHPERMASRILGMGDMLSLIEKAQENFDESKAEELEKKIKKNEFTLDDFLEQMGQIKKMGGLAKILDMIPGANTKAMKDVNLDESQKEFAQMEAIILSMTKAERKDPSILNASRRKRIAAGSGQPVSKINTLIKRYDEARKMMKQFANASGNKRKRMFRGF
- the rpsP gene encoding 30S ribosomal protein S16, whose amino-acid sequence is MVKIRLKRMGANKKPFYRVVIADSRAPRDGKFIEEVGTYNPLTDPATINIDGEKVKTWLGNGAQPTETVRALLKKSGIIE
- a CDS encoding KH domain-containing protein translates to MVKLVEAIAKSLVDDPDAVEVKEVEGKQAVVIELRVAPNDMGKVIGKQGRIAKALRTVVKAAATKANKKVVVEIVQ
- the rimM gene encoding ribosome maturation factor RimM (Essential for efficient processing of 16S rRNA), whose translation is MEKIKIGQIVNAVALKGEVKIYNYSDYKERFEELECIYVEDKKINIEKVRYMKEMVILKLEGINDRNAAEALKGRAVYIGENQLRVLPEGTYYIRDIIGMEVRDQDDNRIGKLKDVIQNSAQDLYEIELENKKTTLIPAVEEFILDINIEQKYIKVKLIEGILDL
- the trmD gene encoding tRNA (guanosine(37)-N1)-methyltransferase TrmD translates to MKINILTLFPEMFEPVIGGSILGRARKKGILEVNLINIRDFSQDKHKKADDYPFGGGVGMVMLADPVFRAMESINAQGKKALYMSPRGKVIDQDKIQQISKEEEIVILCGHYEGIDERILEYWNMEEVSIGDYVLTGGELPAMVLIDSVARFIPEVLAGEESAQEESIYSGLLEYPQYTKPREYRGMMVPEVLFNGNHKLIALWKYEKSLEMTRDRRPDLFQRYLKEHGDLSKEELKILKKVESTVKKV
- a CDS encoding HlyD family efflux transporter periplasmic adaptor subunit, yielding MSILTKGKKRGLLLYMIVLISLGIITQLVPEVTGALTKTEILQYENMQITDEVKCYIVRNETVHLAANAGTINYYIENGVKVRKNTKILDITPHSASSETSEYADIVTRLGKTNVTLTQMNCAQTGIVSYYVDGYEGYFTPEKMATLKYKDVEGLKIKPVNLTRKNTLAGEPLFKICENNYWYMIAWVDPSNIAKYEVGNSVKVDLPMGQVKANVEQMVDQGEKWLVIMKTTMFYEDFTKIRSTKANIITQDYSGIKVRNSSITTDKGVVGVYIKSKNGDFVFKPVKIITSDGITLLLMFPAFMIRMGKKSVL